The following proteins come from a genomic window of Lolium rigidum isolate FL_2022 chromosome 5, APGP_CSIRO_Lrig_0.1, whole genome shotgun sequence:
- the LOC124653089 gene encoding uncharacterized protein LOC124653089, producing the protein MTPPPSPPPPAAADALAQILHALLPPLLLAAASANALHSRWRALHATLLALHSSLLSAPAPAAGHPLFADLLASLLPALRSLHALSARCQDPALPGGRLRLQSDLDIAASSLSLLLHDLSLLLRSGLLSLDSSSASSPNAIVLQVPAAAASRADKSLFIRDAFARLQIGGLDLKLKALASLLELLGNDDATAEAANIVATDGDVAALLRMLDASAHSALRDRAAAVVALLATACAASRKAVFDEGGLGPLLRVLDSGSVPATREHAVVAVEAITADAGSAWAVSAYGGVSILINACRPGSGSLAMQALAVAALKNVISIDDVRAALVEEGGLPVLVDLLASGSTDTQRSAALCLLSIASFGDLEMKQQIVQDGALPPLLQALHITTDLDLQNSVLHAIHELAAVPAAARTLCSSPLFFAQLTDLMRRGGSVLLQQMAADMVADLAPGVSDDTKRCMAPCVGTLVKMMEVAKPASVQESAGRALLALMTLKSNRKEFVRDEKNLTRLVLMLDPRNEEIDKKYPVSILLALAMGGGNGTRRRLADSGACQHLHKLADAEVPCAKKALQRISSNRFKTLLSRGWNI; encoded by the coding sequence atgacgccgccgccctccccgccgccgccggccgccgcggacGCGCTCGCCCAGATCCTGCACGCCCTGCTCCCgccgctcctcctcgccgccgcgtccgccaacGCGCTCCACTCCCGCTGGCGCGCGCTGCACGCCACGCTGCTCGCGCTCCACTCCTCTCTTCTCTCCGCGCCCGCTCCCGCCGCGGGCCACCCGCTCTTCGCCGATCTGCTCGCCTCGCTGCTCCCGGCGCTCCGCTCCCTCCACGCGCTCTCCGCGCGCTGCCAGGACCCGGCCCTCCCCGGCGGCCGCCTGCGCCTCCAGAGCGACCTCGACAtcgccgcctcctcgctctcgctcCTCCTGCACGACCTCTCGCTGCTCCTCCGCTCGGGCCTCCTctccctcgactcctcctccgcgtcctccccCAACGCCATCGTGCTGCAGGTCCCCGCCGCGGCCGCATCCCGCGCCGACAAGTCGCTCTTCATCAGGGACGCCTTCGCGCGGCTCCAGATCGGGGGTCTCGACCTCAAGCTCAAGGCCCTCGCCTCGCTGCTCGAGCTGCTGGGCAACGACGACGCCACCGCCGAGGCCGCGAACATCGTCGCAACCGATGGGGATGTGGCCGCGCTGCTCCGCATGCTCGACGCGTCCGCTCACTCGGCGCTGCGGGACCGTGCGGCGGCGGTCGTGGCCCTTCTTGCCACCGCCTGCGCTGCATCCAGGAAGGCGGTGTTCGACGAGGGTGGCCTTGGCCCCCTCTTGCGCGTGCTCGACTCTGGCTCGGTGCCGGCCACCAGGGAGCACGCCGTGGTGGCCGTCGAGGCCATCACCGCCGACGCCGGCAGCGCGTGGGCTGTATCCGCATATGGAGGGGTGTCCATCTTAATCAACGCGTGCCGTCCCGGCTCGGGGTCCCTGGCTATGCAGGCGCTCGCTGTAGCAGCGCTCAAGAATGTGATCTCCATCGACGATGTGCGCGCAGCATTGGTCGAGGAGGGCGGGCTACCGGTTCTAGTTGATCTACTTGCAAGCGGCAGCACGGACACGCAGAGGAGTGCTGCTCTATGCCTGTTGTCGATCGCGTCCTTTGGCGACCTCGAGATGAAGCAACAGATTGTACAAGATGGTGCGTTACCGCCGCTGCTGCAGGCTCTGCACATCACCACTGATCTGGACCTTCAGAACTCTGTCCTACATGCTATCCACGAGCTCGCAGCGGTCCCTGCCGCCGCCAGGACCCTGTGCTCATCGCCCCTGTTCTTCGCGCAGCTTACAGACCTCATGCGCCGAGGTGGTAGCGTACTGTTGCAGCAAATGGCTGCAGATATGGTTGCTGACCTTGCGCCTGGCGTGAGTGATGACACCAAGCGGTGTATGGCACCATGTGTTGGCACGCTTGTGAAGATGATGGAGGTGGCTAAGCCCGCATCTGTACAGGAGTCGGCTGGCCGTGCATTGCTTGCTTTGATGACCTTGAAATCTAACAGGAAGGAATTTGTCAGGGATGAGAAGAATCTGACAAGGCTAGTGCTGATGCTTGATCCCCGGAATGAGGAGATTGACAAAAAGTACCCAGTCTCAATACTTCTAGCACTTGCCATGGGTGGTGGGAATGGAACGCGGCGACGGCTTGCAGATTCTGGGGCTTGCCAGCATCTACACAAGCTGGCTGATGCTGAGGTGCCTTGTGCAAAGAAGGCTTTGCAGAGGATATCCAGCAATCGATTCAAAACCTTACTTTCCAGAGGATGGAATATCTAG